One window from the genome of Betaproteobacteria bacterium encodes:
- a CDS encoding glycosyltransferase family 4 protein has product MPVKVLLLAKYGAAAASTRHRFFQFLPALEREGIHVSWQALLDDAYLSAMFAGESRPVGPVLAAAIKRRELLRDAGRFDLVVVQYEAYPYLPGFAENGLRRSGVPFVLDLDDAIFHQYDSHRNPLVRSLLGGKIARLMCGAAAVHAGSAYLADYAREAGARRVEFIPTVADTARLAPADSPAGERTGLRIGWIGSPSTSSYLALVKPALREFCARHPEAKVVLIGARPDALDGLPVTRLAWSEEREADDLRSLDIGIMPLADDPWSRGKCGFKLIQYMACGLPVIASPVGANRDIVEPGVNGLLATTTAEWVAALEVLAANDADRAHMGRAGRESVLARYSLEAVLPRIVASFRDAAAR; this is encoded by the coding sequence TTGCCGGTGAAGGTCCTGCTCCTCGCCAAGTACGGGGCCGCTGCCGCTTCCACGCGCCACCGGTTCTTCCAGTTCCTCCCCGCTCTGGAGCGCGAGGGAATTCACGTCTCCTGGCAAGCCCTGCTCGACGACGCCTACCTGTCGGCGATGTTCGCGGGCGAAAGCCGCCCGGTCGGGCCGGTGCTCGCCGCGGCGATCAAGCGGCGCGAATTGCTTCGTGACGCAGGCCGATTCGATCTCGTCGTGGTGCAATACGAGGCCTACCCTTACCTCCCGGGCTTTGCCGAGAACGGCCTGCGCCGCAGCGGCGTTCCGTTCGTCCTCGACCTCGACGACGCGATATTCCACCAGTACGACAGCCACCGGAACCCGCTGGTCCGCTCGCTTCTGGGCGGCAAGATCGCGCGCCTCATGTGCGGCGCGGCGGCGGTGCACGCGGGCAGCGCCTACCTTGCCGACTACGCGCGCGAGGCGGGTGCCAGGCGCGTGGAATTCATCCCGACCGTGGCCGATACGGCCCGCCTGGCGCCGGCGGATTCGCCGGCCGGCGAACGCACCGGGCTGCGCATAGGCTGGATCGGGTCGCCCTCGACTTCCTCCTACCTGGCGCTCGTCAAGCCTGCGCTGCGCGAGTTCTGCGCGCGCCATCCCGAGGCGAAAGTCGTGCTGATCGGCGCCAGGCCCGATGCGCTCGATGGCCTGCCGGTGACGCGCCTTGCCTGGTCGGAGGAGCGCGAGGCCGATGACCTGCGCTCGCTCGACATCGGCATCATGCCGCTCGCGGACGACCCGTGGTCGCGCGGCAAGTGCGGCTTCAAGCTCATCCAGTACATGGCCTGCGGGTTGCCCGTGATCGCCTCTCCCGTGGGCGCCAACCGCGACATCGTCGAGCCGGGCGTCAATGGCCTGCTCGCCACCACGACGGCCGAATGGGTGGCCGCGCTCGAGGTGCTCGCGGCGAACGATGCCGATCGCGCGCACATGGGGCGGGCGGGCCGGGAGTCCGTGCTGGCGCGCTATTCGCTCGAGGCGGTGCTGCCGAGGATCGTGGCAAGTTTTCGCGACGCTGCCGCGCGCTGA